The Chitinophagales bacterium nucleotide sequence TCTTCTGCTGAGATTTGTCCTTTTGCAGGCTTATCCTGAGCTTGTATTACGTTTGATAAAAATGTGATCGACAGAATTAAAATAAGCTTTTTCATACATGTTAAATTTAAAAGTTGAGTAATTTTAAATCTTGGATAGGTTTTTGCATTTTAGGTTTAATTCAGGTAAAATTATTCCAAAAGTTAAGATTAAATTCCTTACTTTTGCAGCGCTTTTTAGAAAGATAAATATTTTAAAGGCAGCTTAGATGATTAATAGATTGATTTTCAGTTTTTTATTTTCGGTAATTTTCAGTTTTTTTGCCTTGGCTTCATCGGAAGTCCATGCTATAGTTGATACCGCTTCAAAAGTCGTAACAGCAACACCGGCTGCGACTCCTGTTTCAGCGGCTGAAGCTACTGATGCACATGGTAAAACATTTGATCCAGTAGGACTCATTATGCATCACATAGCTGATGCGAATGAGTTTCATATTTTAGGCCATACTTCATTGCCATTACCTGTTATTATCTACAATAAGGATAAGAAAAATTGGTTTACCACACTATCATCCAAATTTCATGCCCATCATGGCGAAGGCACCGTAGAGGTGGATGGCTATAAAATGGAACATAGCCGTGTGCACCCTGTGGATGGAAGTCATATCATTGATTTTTCCATTACAAAGAATGTGTTCGGCATGCTTTTAGGTATGTTCATTTTGTTCGTCATTTTCTTCTTAGTCAGAAAGGCTTACTCTAAGAGAGCGAATCAAGCACCAATTGGATTACAGAGTCTAATGGAGCCATTGTTTCAGTTTATAGCGCATGATATCGCTCGAGAAAATATCGGCAAGAACTATATGAAGTTTACCCCATTCCTAGTTTGTGTATTTTTCTTTATTCTTATTAATAACCTATTAGGACTTATTCCTATTTTCCCAGGTAGTGCAAACGTCTCTGGAAATATTTCTTTTACCTTAGTATTAGGGACTTTGGCTTTTATACTAATCAATTTTTTTGCAAAAAAAGATTATTGGAT carries:
- the atpB gene encoding F0F1 ATP synthase subunit A — its product is MINRLIFSFLFSVIFSFFALASSEVHAIVDTASKVVTATPAATPVSAAEATDAHGKTFDPVGLIMHHIADANEFHILGHTSLPLPVIIYNKDKKNWFTTLSSKFHAHHGEGTVEVDGYKMEHSRVHPVDGSHIIDFSITKNVFGMLLGMFILFVIFFLVRKAYSKRANQAPIGLQSLMEPLFQFIAHDIARENIGKNYMKFTPFLVCVFFFILINNLLGLIPIFPGSANVSGNISFTLVLGTLAFILINFFAKKDYWIHVFAMPGVPKVLLLILTPIEILGLFIKPASLILRLFGNITGGHIAVLSIASLVFILGKAGESVGGSLTGGLIAIPLLIFVNAMELFVAFLQAYVFTLLTSIFIGIAQEEHAHH